From one Acidibrevibacterium fodinaquatile genomic stretch:
- the tkt gene encoding transketolase produces the protein MNHSAKAMPGTTTDRDLANAIRALAMDAVERAQSGHPGMPMGMADVATVLWTQFLKFDPQAPDWPDRDRFVLSAGHGSMLLYALLYLTGFPAMTRDELMRFRTLGAKTPGHPEYGHTAGVETTTGPLGQGFANAVGMALAEAMLATRWGRQYVDHWTYVIAGDGCLMEGISHEAASLAGHLGLGRLIVLYDDNHISIDGPTSLAMSDDTLLRFTAYGWQAQAVDGHDPEAVARAIAAARRDPRPSLIACRTVIGFGAPGKQGTAGVHGAPLGADEIAKARATLPWEAPPFEIPPDILAAWRAAGRRSRPLRRAWEKSFAEAPADCREFFARAESLALPETLAPALAEYRQSLLASRPNVATRKASEAVLDVIASHLPELLGGSADLTHSNNTLARGMTPVRPGDFSGRYLHYGVREHAMAAAMNGIALHRGFIPYGGTFLAFSDYARGAIRLSALMGLRVIYVMTHDSIGLGEDGPTHQPIEHLAALRAMPNLLVFRPADAIETAECWEAALRETARPSLLALSRQALPLLREGDATEPLAARGAYVLAEASGARRLTLIASGSEVAIALDARKSLEKSGVPTAVISMPCFTLFDEQSAAYRAHVLGGVPRLAIEAASPFGWARYVGSEANVVGLRGFGASAPAGELYAHFGLTAAAIAARGRTLLGLADAAP, from the coding sequence GTGAACCATTCCGCAAAAGCCATGCCCGGCACGACAACCGACCGCGATCTCGCCAACGCCATTCGCGCGCTCGCGATGGATGCCGTTGAGCGCGCGCAATCGGGCCATCCCGGCATGCCGATGGGCATGGCCGATGTCGCGACGGTGCTCTGGACGCAATTTTTGAAATTTGACCCGCAAGCGCCGGACTGGCCGGATCGCGACCGCTTCGTGCTCTCTGCCGGGCATGGTTCGATGCTGCTCTACGCTCTGCTTTATCTCACCGGCTTTCCCGCGATGACACGCGATGAGCTGATGCGCTTTCGCACGCTCGGCGCGAAAACCCCGGGCCATCCCGAATACGGCCACACCGCCGGCGTCGAGACGACGACCGGCCCGCTCGGTCAAGGCTTTGCCAACGCCGTCGGCATGGCGCTCGCGGAAGCGATGCTCGCCACGCGTTGGGGGCGACAATACGTCGATCACTGGACCTACGTGATCGCCGGTGATGGCTGTCTGATGGAGGGAATTTCGCATGAGGCGGCCTCGCTCGCTGGCCATCTCGGCCTTGGCCGCCTGATCGTGCTTTATGATGACAATCACATCTCGATTGACGGCCCGACCTCGCTTGCGATGTCCGATGACACGCTGCTTCGCTTCACCGCTTATGGCTGGCAGGCGCAGGCGGTGGACGGGCATGATCCGGAGGCGGTGGCGCGGGCGATCGCCGCCGCGCGGCGTGATCCCCGTCCGTCGCTGATCGCCTGCCGCACGGTGATCGGTTTCGGCGCGCCGGGAAAACAGGGCACGGCGGGCGTTCATGGGGCGCCGCTCGGCGCCGACGAAATCGCCAAGGCGCGCGCCACCTTGCCTTGGGAGGCGCCTCCTTTCGAGATCCCGCCCGACATTCTCGCGGCCTGGCGTGCCGCCGGCCGGCGCTCGCGTCCGCTCCGGCGGGCGTGGGAGAAGAGTTTTGCCGAGGCCCCGGCCGATTGCCGCGAATTTTTCGCCCGCGCGGAAAGCCTTGCGCTCCCTGAGACTCTGGCGCCGGCTTTGGCAGAGTACCGGCAATCGCTGCTGGCGTCGCGCCCCAACGTTGCAACGCGCAAGGCGAGTGAAGCGGTGCTGGACGTGATTGCGTCTCATCTGCCCGAATTGCTTGGCGGCTCGGCGGATCTCACGCACTCCAACAATACCCTCGCGCGCGGCATGACCCCGGTGCGGCCGGGTGATTTTTCCGGGCGCTATCTTCATTATGGCGTACGCGAACATGCCATGGCGGCGGCGATGAACGGGATTGCGCTCCATCGCGGGTTCATCCCGTATGGCGGCACCTTCCTCGCCTTTTCCGATTACGCGCGCGGCGCCATCCGGCTCTCGGCGCTGATGGGATTGCGGGTGATCTACGTGATGACGCATGACAGTATCGGCCTTGGCGAGGACGGGCCGACACATCAGCCCATCGAGCATCTCGCGGCCTTGCGCGCCATGCCTAATCTTTTGGTCTTTCGTCCCGCCGATGCGATCGAAACGGCGGAATGCTGGGAGGCGGCGCTGCGCGAGACGGCGCGGCCTTCGCTGCTCGCGCTCTCGCGCCAGGCGCTGCCATTGCTCCGCGAGGGCGACGCCACCGAGCCACTTGCCGCGCGCGGTGCCTATGTGTTGGCGGAGGCGAGCGGGGCGCGGCGCCTGACCTTGATCGCCTCCGGCTCGGAAGTCGCGATCGCACTTGATGCACGCAAAAGTCTCGAAAAAAGTGGCGTTCCCACCGCGGTGATTTCGATGCCGTGCTTTACGCTGTTCGATGAACAGAGCGCAGCCTACCGCGCCCATGTGCTCGGCGGGGTGCCGCGTCTTGCGATCGAGGCGGCATCGCCCTTCGGTTGGGCGCGTTATGTCGGAAGCGAGGCGAATGTCGTTGGCTTGCGGGGTTTTGGCGCGTCCGCCCCGGCGGGCGAGCTTTATGCGCATTTCGGCCTGACGGCGGCAGCGATCGCGGCGCGCGGCCGGACACTGCTCGGCCTCGCTGACGCCGCACCCTGA
- a CDS encoding ribulose bisphosphate carboxylase small subunit, with protein sequence MPITQGTFSFLPPLTDAQIGAQVRYCLAKGWALNIEFTDDPHPRNTYWEMWGTPMFDLKDPAGFMYELAECRKVHAGRGYIRVSAFDATPGWESLRLSFISDRPAEEPGFMVVREERAGRMIGYTMRAYATDRPAGARY encoded by the coding sequence ATGCCTATCACCCAGGGAACCTTCAGCTTCCTCCCCCCTCTGACCGACGCGCAGATCGGCGCCCAGGTGAGATATTGCCTGGCGAAAGGCTGGGCCCTCAATATCGAGTTCACCGACGATCCGCATCCCCGCAACACCTATTGGGAGATGTGGGGGACGCCGATGTTCGATCTCAAAGACCCGGCGGGGTTCATGTATGAATTGGCCGAGTGTCGAAAAGTCCATGCCGGGCGCGGCTATATCCGGGTTTCGGCGTTCGATGCGACGCCGGGTTGGGAATCGCTCCGGCTTTCCTTCATCAGCGATCGACCGGCCGAGGAACCCGGCTTCATGGTGGTGCGCGAGGAGCGGGCCGGCCGCATGATCGGCTATACCATGCGCGCCTATGCCACCGATCGCCCGGCCGGCGCGCGTTATTGA
- a CDS encoding form I ribulose bisphosphate carboxylase large subunit: MNKVTATARKGRYDAGVMKYKEMGYFDLDYQPKDTDILALFRITPQEGVDPEEAAAAVAGESSTATWTVVWTDRLTACEKYRAKCYRVDPVPGQEGQYFAYIAYDLDLFEPGSIVNLSASIIGNVFGFKPLKALRLEDMRLPVAYVKTFDGPATGIVVERERLDKFGRPLLGATVKPKLGLSGRNYGRVVYEALKGGLDFTKDDENINSQPFMHWRDRFLYCMEAVNRAQAMTGEVKGTYLNVSAATMEDMYERAEFAKELGSAIIMIDLVIGYTAIQSMAKWARRNDMILHLHRAGHSTYTRQKSHGVSFRVIAKWMRLAGVDHIHAGTVVGKLEGDPATTRGYYDICREMYNPMRLEHGIFFDQDWASLRRMMPVASGGIHAGQMHQLLDLLGEDCVLQFGGGTIGHPMGIAAGATANRVALEAMVLARNEGRDILAEGPAILQDAARGCTPLAQALEVWKDVSFNYTSTDTPDFVPTLTPA, from the coding sequence ATGAACAAAGTCACGGCGACGGCACGCAAGGGCCGCTACGATGCCGGAGTGATGAAATACAAGGAAATGGGCTATTTCGATCTCGACTATCAGCCCAAGGATACCGATATCCTCGCGCTCTTTCGCATCACGCCGCAAGAGGGTGTCGATCCCGAGGAGGCCGCCGCGGCGGTCGCCGGGGAAAGTTCGACCGCAACCTGGACGGTGGTGTGGACCGACCGCCTCACCGCTTGCGAGAAATATCGCGCGAAATGCTATCGCGTCGATCCGGTGCCTGGGCAAGAAGGGCAGTATTTCGCTTATATCGCCTATGATCTCGATCTCTTTGAGCCAGGCTCGATCGTTAATCTCTCGGCCTCGATCATCGGCAATGTCTTCGGCTTCAAGCCGCTGAAGGCACTCCGGCTCGAGGATATGCGTCTGCCGGTCGCCTATGTGAAAACTTTCGATGGGCCAGCCACCGGGATCGTCGTCGAACGCGAGCGGCTCGACAAGTTCGGCCGGCCGCTACTCGGCGCGACGGTGAAGCCGAAGCTCGGACTTTCCGGGCGCAATTACGGACGGGTGGTGTACGAGGCTCTGAAAGGTGGTCTCGATTTCACCAAAGACGACGAGAACATCAACAGCCAGCCCTTCATGCACTGGCGCGACCGCTTTCTCTATTGCATGGAAGCGGTCAACCGCGCGCAGGCGATGACCGGCGAAGTCAAGGGCACGTATCTCAATGTCTCCGCCGCCACCATGGAGGACATGTATGAGCGCGCCGAATTCGCCAAGGAACTCGGCTCGGCGATCATCATGATCGATCTCGTCATCGGCTATACCGCCATCCAGTCGATGGCGAAATGGGCGCGCCGGAACGATATGATCCTTCATCTCCATCGCGCCGGCCATTCGACCTACACGCGGCAGAAATCGCATGGCGTCAGTTTTCGCGTCATCGCCAAATGGATGCGCCTCGCCGGCGTCGATCACATCCATGCCGGCACCGTGGTTGGCAAGCTCGAGGGCGATCCGGCGACGACGCGCGGCTATTATGACATTTGCCGCGAGATGTACAATCCCATGCGGCTCGAGCACGGGATTTTCTTCGACCAGGACTGGGCGAGCCTGCGGCGCATGATGCCCGTCGCTTCTGGCGGCATCCATGCCGGACAGATGCATCAACTGCTCGATCTGCTCGGTGAAGACTGCGTCCTGCAATTCGGCGGCGGCACCATCGGCCATCCGATGGGCATCGCCGCCGGCGCGACCGCGAACCGGGTTGCGCTCGAGGCGATGGTGCTTGCGCGCAACGAGGGGCGAGACATTCTGGCGGAAGGGCCGGCGATCTTGCAAGACGCGGCGCGAGGTTGCACGCCGCTCGCCCAAGCGCTCGAAGTCTGGAAAGACGTCAGTTTCAATTACACCTCGACCGATACCCCGGATTTCGTTCCGACATTGACGCCGGCCTGA
- a CDS encoding class 1 fructose-bisphosphatase: MKQTLEDHLSHWAAHDPAREAIATTVLACAQAGRKLAELCALGPLAGDLAAGLDASPSGDAQKELDRRAHDLFVAALRHAPVAVLGSEEAEAPLVLRADGHLAVAIDPLDGSSNIAVNAPLGSIFSILPIDPALPPAQQWLRPGSAQLAAGFLIYGPETALVLSLGSGTDIFTLHRPSGAFLLTRAGLSLPRGTNEYAINASNYRHWEPPIRAYIDDCLAGAEGPRRADFNTRWLASVVAEAYRILLRGGIYLYPGDARPGYREGRLRLVYEAAPLAFLIEQAGGAASDGVAPILSRTPTSLHQRTPLIFGADDKVARVRAYYAGELAIAERAPLFGRRGLFRTDRELAPCR, from the coding sequence ATGAAACAGACCCTGGAAGACCATCTCAGCCACTGGGCAGCGCATGACCCGGCGCGCGAGGCCATCGCCACGACGGTCCTCGCTTGTGCGCAAGCCGGGCGGAAACTCGCCGAGCTTTGCGCCCTCGGCCCCCTCGCCGGCGATCTCGCCGCCGGCCTTGACGCAAGCCCGAGCGGCGATGCGCAAAAGGAACTCGACCGCCGCGCTCATGATCTGTTCGTCGCCGCCCTTCGCCACGCCCCGGTTGCGGTGCTCGGCTCAGAAGAGGCCGAGGCGCCGCTTGTGCTACGCGCCGACGGGCATCTCGCCGTCGCCATAGACCCGCTCGACGGGTCTTCCAACATCGCCGTCAATGCCCCGCTCGGCAGCATTTTCTCGATCCTGCCAATCGATCCCGCCCTCCCGCCAGCGCAGCAATGGCTGCGCCCCGGGAGCGCGCAACTCGCCGCCGGATTTCTGATCTACGGGCCCGAGACTGCACTGGTGCTGAGCCTTGGCAGCGGCACCGACATCTTCACGCTGCACCGGCCGAGCGGCGCCTTCTTGCTCACCCGCGCCGGCCTCAGCTTGCCGCGTGGGACCAACGAATACGCGATCAACGCCTCCAATTATCGCCATTGGGAGCCGCCGATTCGCGCCTATATCGATGACTGCCTGGCCGGCGCCGAGGGGCCGCGACGGGCCGATTTCAACACCCGCTGGCTCGCCTCGGTGGTCGCGGAAGCGTATCGGATTCTGCTCCGGGGCGGCATCTATCTCTACCCCGGCGACGCCCGCCCGGGCTATCGCGAGGGGCGTCTTCGCCTGGTTTACGAAGCCGCCCCGCTCGCGTTTCTGATCGAGCAGGCGGGCGGCGCGGCGAGCGACGGGGTTGCCCCCATTCTTTCGCGCACGCCAACCAGTTTGCATCAGCGCACACCACTGATTTTCGGCGCCGACGACAAGGTCGCCCGCGTGCGCGCCTATTACGCCGGCGAACTCGCGATCGCCGAGCGCGCGCCGCTGTTCGGCCGGCGCGGCTTGTTTCGCACCGATCGGGAGCTTGCGCCATGTCGCTGA
- a CDS encoding phosphoribulokinase, which translates to MSLSHPIISVTGSSGAGTTTVKHTFEQIFRREKIEAAYIEGDAFHRYDRTAMKARMEEETARGNHHFSHFGPDSNLFAELEALFARYGESGVGRYRHYVHDAIEAERYGAAPGTFTAWRDLPEGSDVLFYEGLHGAVITDEVNVARHADLKIGVVPVLNLEWIQKIHRDRATRGYSTEAVMDTILRRMPDYVHYIIPQFAVTDINFQRVPTVDTSNPFIARWIPTADESLVVIRFANPRGIDFPYLVSMIHDSFMSRANSIVIPGGKLDLAMQLILTPLILQLMERRRRAR; encoded by the coding sequence ATGTCGCTGAGCCATCCGATCATTTCCGTCACCGGCTCCTCGGGCGCTGGCACGACGACGGTCAAGCACACGTTCGAGCAGATTTTTCGCCGTGAAAAGATCGAAGCCGCCTATATCGAGGGTGACGCCTTCCATCGCTACGACCGCACCGCGATGAAGGCCCGGATGGAAGAAGAAACCGCGCGCGGCAACCATCATTTCAGCCATTTCGGGCCGGACTCCAATCTTTTTGCCGAACTCGAGGCTTTATTCGCACGCTATGGCGAAAGCGGCGTCGGGCGCTATCGCCATTATGTTCATGACGCGATCGAAGCCGAGCGTTATGGCGCCGCACCCGGCACCTTCACCGCGTGGCGTGACCTGCCGGAAGGCAGTGATGTTCTGTTCTATGAAGGCCTGCATGGCGCGGTGATCACCGACGAGGTTAATGTCGCGCGCCACGCTGATCTCAAGATCGGCGTCGTGCCGGTGCTCAATCTCGAATGGATCCAAAAAATCCATCGCGATCGCGCGACACGCGGCTATTCGACGGAAGCCGTGATGGACACCATCCTCCGCCGGATGCCGGATTACGTGCATTACATCATTCCCCAATTCGCTGTCACCGACATCAATTTCCAGCGCGTGCCGACGGTCGATACCTCGAACCCGTTCATCGCGCGCTGGATCCCGACCGCCGACGAATCGCTCGTCGTCATCCGCTTTGCCAATCCGCGCGGCATCGATTTTCCTTATCTGGTCTCGATGATCCATGACAGCTTCATGTCGCGCGCCAATTCCATCGTCATTCCGGGCGGCAAGCTCGATCTCGCGATGCAGCTCATTCTGACGCCGCTCATCCTGCAACTGATGGAACGCCGCCGCCGCGCGCGTTGA
- the rpe gene encoding ribulose-phosphate 3-epimerase encodes MTATPLIAPSLLAADFARLGEEVQAIDAAGADWLHLDIMDGHFVPNISFGPDIIRAIRPFSKKCFDTHLMIAPVDPYLEAFAKAGADRIIVHAEAGVHLERTLAAIGALGKAAGVALNPATPESAVAYVLDRVDLILVMSVNPGFGGQAFLPAVLEKIRRVRALIGTRPIHIEVDGGITTQSAPAVLAAGADVLVAGSAVFRAPPYARAIAALREAAAQ; translated from the coding sequence ATGACCGCAACGCCGCTGATCGCGCCCTCGCTGCTCGCCGCCGATTTCGCCCGCCTCGGCGAGGAGGTGCAGGCGATCGACGCGGCGGGGGCGGATTGGCTGCATCTCGATATCATGGACGGGCACTTCGTGCCGAATATCAGCTTCGGCCCGGATATCATCCGCGCGATCCGCCCGTTCAGCAAAAAATGCTTCGATACGCATCTGATGATCGCGCCGGTCGATCCCTATCTCGAAGCCTTCGCCAAAGCCGGGGCGGACCGCATCATCGTCCATGCCGAGGCCGGCGTGCATCTCGAACGCACCCTTGCCGCGATCGGCGCGCTCGGCAAAGCGGCGGGGGTCGCGCTCAACCCGGCGACACCGGAAAGCGCCGTCGCCTACGTGCTCGACCGTGTCGATCTCATCCTGGTGATGAGCGTCAATCCCGGCTTCGGCGGCCAGGCATTTCTGCCCGCGGTTCTCGAGAAAATCCGCCGCGTGCGCGCCCTTATCGGGACGCGGCCGATCCATATCGAGGTCGATGGCGGCATCACCACGCAATCCGCGCCCGCGGTTCTCGCCGCCGGCGCCGATGTGCTGGTCGCGGGCTCGGCGGTGTTCCGCGCCCCGCCCTATGCGCGGGCGATCGCGGCGCTGCGCGAGGCGGCGGCGCAATGA
- a CDS encoding alpha/beta hydrolase, giving the protein MTRNHGLGLAAGLLLLAAMAPLRAFADQAADPMGGEIAVSEHMVPAPQKGLEIYVRNKHLAGVSTFGPEKTLVFVHGATYPASTAFDLPLGGFSWMDYLARHGYDVYLLDLPGYGRSTRPPEMDAPASANPPLETTDQAVAALGAVVDDVLQRRGLQSLDVMGWSWGTAIAAGFAAEHPAKVHRLVLYATLWVMDQPSTTLKIDPDHLGAYRQVTRADAEKRWLSGLTPEQQAGLIPPGWFAQWADATFATDPKGAAQNPPVLRAPEGVIYDVVRYWQKGHPTWDPAKLTMPVLMVQAEWDHDTPPYMSHTVFPLITHAPWKEYAMLGEGTHTIIMEKNRLQLFRVVQDFLDMPAPR; this is encoded by the coding sequence GTGACGAGAAATCATGGTCTTGGTCTGGCGGCGGGGCTTTTGCTGCTCGCCGCGATGGCTCCGCTGCGCGCGTTCGCGGATCAGGCGGCTGACCCGATGGGCGGGGAGATCGCGGTCTCCGAACACATGGTGCCGGCGCCGCAAAAGGGCCTCGAGATTTACGTCCGCAACAAGCATCTCGCCGGGGTGTCGACGTTCGGGCCGGAAAAAACCTTGGTTTTCGTCCATGGCGCGACCTATCCGGCGAGCACCGCCTTCGATCTTCCGCTCGGCGGGTTTTCCTGGATGGATTACCTCGCCCGCCATGGCTATGACGTCTATCTCCTTGACCTTCCTGGCTATGGCCGCTCGACGCGGCCGCCAGAGATGGATGCGCCGGCATCGGCCAATCCGCCGCTCGAGACCACTGACCAGGCGGTCGCGGCCCTCGGCGCCGTGGTCGATGACGTGCTGCAGCGGCGTGGTCTCCAAAGCCTCGACGTCATGGGCTGGTCGTGGGGGACGGCGATCGCCGCTGGCTTCGCCGCCGAGCACCCGGCCAAGGTGCATCGCCTGGTGCTTTATGCGACGCTTTGGGTGATGGATCAGCCCTCCACCACCCTCAAGATCGACCCCGACCATCTCGGCGCCTATCGCCAGGTGACGCGGGCGGACGCGGAAAAACGCTGGCTTTCGGGCCTCACGCCCGAGCAGCAGGCGGGGCTGATCCCACCCGGCTGGTTCGCGCAATGGGCGGACGCGACCTTCGCGACCGACCCCAAGGGGGCGGCGCAAAACCCGCCGGTGCTGCGCGCCCCGGAGGGGGTGATCTACGATGTCGTGCGCTATTGGCAGAAGGGGCACCCGACCTGGGATCCGGCCAAGCTCACCATGCCGGTGCTGATGGTGCAGGCGGAATGGGATCACGACACACCTCCCTACATGTCCCATACCGTGTTTCCACTGATCACCCATGCGCCGTGGAAGGAATATGCGATGCTCGGGGAGGGGACGCACACGATCATCATGGAAAAAAACCGCCTGCAATTGTTCCGCGTCGTGCAGGATTTCCTCGATATGCCGGCGCCGCGTTGA
- the fba gene encoding class II fructose-bisphosphate aldolase (catalyzes the reversible aldol condensation of dihydroxyacetonephosphate and glyceraldehyde 3-phosphate in the Calvin cycle, glycolysis, and/or gluconeogenesis) — MSLITLRQLLDHAAEYRYGVPAFNINNMEQLLAIMNAARKAAAPVIIQASRGARAYAGDAMLRHMVAAVVETYPEIPLCLHQDHGERVATCLSAIQNGFTSVMMDGSLLADGKTPADYAYNVNVTAEVVRLAHSVGVSVEGELGCLGSLESGHGEAEDGHGAEGVLDRAQLLTDPDQAFDFVTRTGVDALAVAIGTSHGAYKFNRAPSGDILAMEIVKAIHARLPNTHLVMHGSSSVPQELQDIFNRFGGAMPQTWGVPVAEIVEGIRFGVRKINIDTDCRLAMAGQFRKMATEHAAEFDPRAFLKPAMAALEALCLSRFEAFGAAGMAPKIAPLPLAAMARRYADDAKRNTTNQTAQAA; from the coding sequence ATGTCTCTTATCACTCTTCGCCAATTGCTCGACCACGCCGCTGAGTATCGTTATGGCGTACCGGCATTCAACATCAATAACATGGAGCAGTTGCTCGCCATCATGAACGCGGCGCGCAAAGCCGCCGCGCCCGTCATTATCCAGGCGAGCCGCGGCGCCCGCGCCTATGCCGGCGATGCGATGCTGCGCCACATGGTGGCGGCGGTGGTTGAGACCTATCCCGAAATTCCGCTTTGCTTGCACCAAGATCATGGCGAGCGGGTTGCGACGTGTCTTTCCGCCATCCAGAACGGTTTTACCTCGGTGATGATGGACGGTTCGTTGCTTGCCGACGGCAAAACACCCGCTGACTATGCCTATAATGTCAACGTGACGGCGGAAGTGGTGCGACTTGCGCACAGCGTCGGGGTCTCGGTCGAGGGCGAACTCGGCTGCCTCGGCTCGCTCGAGAGCGGCCATGGCGAGGCCGAGGACGGACATGGCGCCGAGGGTGTGCTCGATCGTGCGCAATTGCTCACCGATCCTGATCAGGCCTTCGATTTCGTCACGCGCACCGGTGTTGACGCGTTGGCGGTTGCGATCGGCACCAGCCATGGCGCCTATAAATTCAACCGCGCGCCGAGCGGTGACATTCTCGCGATGGAAATTGTCAAGGCGATCCATGCGCGTTTGCCGAACACGCATCTCGTCATGCATGGCTCGTCTTCGGTGCCGCAGGAGCTGCAGGACATTTTCAACCGCTTCGGTGGCGCGATGCCGCAGACCTGGGGGGTGCCGGTCGCGGAGATCGTCGAGGGGATTCGCTTCGGCGTGCGCAAGATCAATATCGATACCGATTGCCGTCTCGCGATGGCTGGGCAGTTTCGCAAAATGGCCACCGAGCACGCGGCGGAGTTTGACCCGAGGGCGTTTCTCAAACCGGCCATGGCCGCACTCGAAGCGCTTTGTCTCAGCCGTTTCGAGGCGTTCGGCGCCGCCGGCATGGCGCCGAAGATCGCACCACTCCCACTGGCAGCGATGGCGCGGCGTTATGCCGATGATGCCAAACGCAACACGACCAACCAGACCGCACAAGCCGCCTGA
- the cbbX gene encoding CbbX protein, with amino-acid sequence MDATADATIDLEAAYLRSGVGEILDELDRELVGLQPVKRRIREIAARLLIDRLRQEFGAGGQAPTLHMSFTGNPGTGKTTVALRMADILHRLGYIRTNQLVSVTRDDLVGQYIGHTAPKTKEILKKAMGGVLFIDEAYYLYRPENERDYGQEAIEILLQVMEAQRRDLVVILAGYGDRMDRFFTANPGFRSRVAHHIDFPDYADEELFAIAEKMLASQHDRFDAGAAAAFRDYIAARRRQPHFANARSIRNALDRARLRQAVRLFEDRARPLAVGDLITLVADDILRSRVFDQTSPAEEKP; translated from the coding sequence ATGGATGCGACGGCGGATGCGACAATCGACCTCGAGGCGGCCTATCTGCGTTCGGGGGTCGGCGAAATCCTCGATGAACTCGATCGCGAATTGGTTGGCCTGCAGCCGGTCAAGCGGCGGATCAGGGAGATCGCGGCGCGGCTTTTGATCGATCGGCTGCGCCAGGAATTTGGCGCGGGCGGCCAGGCGCCGACGCTCCACATGTCTTTCACCGGCAATCCCGGCACCGGCAAAACCACGGTCGCGCTGCGCATGGCGGATATTCTCCATCGGCTGGGTTATATCCGCACCAATCAGCTCGTCTCGGTCACGCGTGACGATCTCGTCGGCCAATATATCGGGCACACCGCGCCGAAGACCAAGGAAATCCTCAAGAAAGCGATGGGCGGCGTGTTGTTCATCGACGAAGCCTATTACCTCTATCGCCCGGAAAACGAGCGCGATTATGGGCAGGAGGCGATCGAGATCCTGCTTCAAGTAATGGAAGCGCAGCGTCGCGATCTCGTCGTCATTCTCGCGGGCTACGGAGACCGGATGGACCGGTTTTTCACCGCCAATCCGGGATTTCGCTCGCGTGTCGCCCACCACATCGATTTTCCCGATTACGCTGACGAAGAACTGTTCGCGATCGCCGAGAAAATGCTGGCAAGCCAGCATGACCGCTTCGATGCGGGGGCAGCGGCGGCGTTTCGCGACTATATCGCAGCGCGCCGGCGCCAGCCGCATTTCGCCAATGCGCGGTCGATCCGCAACGCCCTCGATCGCGCGCGGCTGCGCCAAGCGGTGCGCTTGTTTGAGGACCGTGCGCGGCCGCTTGCGGTCGGCGATTTGATCACCCTCGTCGCCGATGACATTCTGCGCAGCCGAGTCTTCGACCAAACCAGCCCAGCAGAGGAAAAGCCATGA